The Candidatus Abyssobacteria bacterium SURF_5 genome has a segment encoding these proteins:
- a CDS encoding ATP-dependent metallopeptidase FtsH/Yme1/Tma family protein, producing MNSNKYKTIVFWVLMAVLLVTILFFHESKQAPPTKITYAEFLDYVRNGQVTEITLQANESGGINTGVTIKGELSGNKPFETFTTDPDIHTILKENNVQYAEKPYSPRLFQTILIQILPFALIILLIWYFAYRQMQSGGNKALSFGKSRARLHQQSQSKVNFDDVAGVEEAKQELQEIIEFLKDPKKFTRLGGKIPKGVLLVGPPGSGKTLLARAVAGEAKVPFFSISGSDFVEMFVGVGAARVRDLFATGMKHAPCIIFIDELDAVGRQRGAGLGGGHDEREQTLNQLLVEMDGFNSNEGVILMAATNRPDVLDKALLRPGRFDRSIVVDNPDIFGREGILKVHTRNIPIDPSVNLKVLARGTPGFSGADLANMVNEAALLAARRSKDRVDMHDFDEAKDRVLMGPERKSMFISDEEKKTTAYHEAGHALVGYLLPGTDPLHKVTIIPRGQALGLTQHLPLEDRHTYSRSYILNLITMMMGGRAAEELILKDITNGAGNDIRNATHLARRMVCEWGMSDKLGPVSFGENDEVFLGRDILKERNFSEEIAAAIDKEVRTVVETCHERATTLLLENREKLEKLAHKLIELEVIEGSQLEKILNE from the coding sequence ATGAATAGCAATAAATATAAAACCATTGTTTTTTGGGTTCTGATGGCCGTTCTGCTGGTCACCATTCTGTTTTTCCACGAAAGCAAGCAGGCGCCGCCAACGAAAATAACGTACGCTGAATTTCTCGATTACGTACGCAATGGTCAGGTGACCGAAATAACGCTTCAGGCGAATGAATCCGGGGGTATAAATACCGGCGTTACCATCAAGGGCGAACTATCAGGAAACAAACCGTTCGAGACCTTCACGACCGATCCCGATATCCACACGATCCTCAAGGAGAACAACGTTCAATACGCGGAAAAGCCGTATTCTCCCAGGCTGTTTCAGACGATCCTTATCCAGATTTTGCCGTTCGCCTTGATTATCCTGCTCATCTGGTACTTCGCCTATCGACAGATGCAATCCGGGGGCAACAAGGCGCTCTCTTTCGGGAAGAGCCGCGCACGGCTGCACCAGCAGTCGCAGTCAAAAGTGAATTTCGATGATGTCGCAGGTGTCGAAGAGGCCAAACAGGAACTGCAGGAGATTATCGAGTTCCTGAAAGACCCGAAAAAGTTCACCCGGCTCGGCGGAAAAATTCCGAAGGGAGTCCTCCTGGTGGGACCGCCCGGTTCCGGGAAGACGCTGCTCGCCCGCGCGGTTGCGGGCGAGGCGAAGGTCCCGTTTTTCAGCATCAGCGGTTCCGATTTCGTCGAGATGTTCGTGGGCGTCGGCGCCGCTCGGGTGCGCGACCTGTTCGCGACAGGCATGAAGCACGCTCCTTGCATTATCTTTATTGATGAACTGGATGCCGTCGGGCGACAGCGTGGGGCTGGTTTGGGCGGCGGACATGATGAGCGCGAGCAGACACTGAATCAGTTGCTCGTCGAAATGGACGGATTCAACAGCAATGAAGGCGTCATCCTGATGGCTGCAACGAATAGGCCCGATGTCCTCGACAAGGCCCTGTTGCGACCCGGCCGGTTCGACCGTTCCATTGTGGTTGATAATCCCGACATCTTCGGCCGCGAAGGCATTCTGAAAGTGCATACCCGGAACATCCCGATCGATCCGAGCGTAAACCTGAAGGTGCTGGCGCGTGGAACGCCCGGCTTCTCAGGGGCCGATCTCGCCAATATGGTGAACGAGGCCGCCCTCCTTGCGGCGCGCAGAAGCAAGGACAGGGTCGACATGCACGATTTTGACGAAGCCAAAGACCGCGTGCTGATGGGGCCCGAGCGCAAGAGCATGTTTATCAGCGACGAAGAGAAGAAAACTACCGCATATCATGAGGCCGGCCACGCGCTTGTCGGTTACCTCTTGCCGGGAACCGATCCGCTCCATAAAGTGACAATCATCCCGCGGGGACAAGCGCTCGGACTGACTCAGCATCTGCCGCTGGAGGACAGGCATACATATTCGCGCTCCTATATACTGAACCTCATAACGATGATGATGGGCGGGCGCGCAGCCGAGGAACTTATCCTGAAGGATATTACGAACGGCGCCGGAAACGACATCCGCAATGCGACGCATCTGGCGCGGCGAATGGTCTGCGAGTGGGGTATGAGCGACAAGCTGGGCCCCGTCTCGTTTGGTGAAAACGACGAAGTATTCCTCGGGCGCGACATCCTGAAAGAACGCAACTTCAGCGAAGAGATCGCGGCTGCGATCGACAAGGAAGTTCGAACCGTTGTCGAAACCTGCCATGAACGAGCCACCACTCTGCTCCTGGAGAACCGGGAGAAACTCGAGAAGCTGGCTCACAAGCTGATCGAACTTGAAGTCATAGAAGGAAGCCAACTGGAAAAGATCCTCAATGAGTAG